Genomic DNA from Haemorhous mexicanus isolate bHaeMex1 chromosome 20, bHaeMex1.pri, whole genome shotgun sequence:
GTATTTCACTTATCTGgcctatttttctatttttagagtATTTCCTCATCCTGTTGTTGTGTTAGCAGGTGGAACATGAAGCACAACCATCTATTGTCTGCAGGTGTGTGCTGTAACAAACTATATTCATGTGCAGCAAGGCTTACAGCCCTTTATACCCAGAAATATTGCACCACTAGCCTAAAGCAggtgttgtggtttaaccccagatGGCAGCTAAACATCACACCGCCACTCACTCACTGCCTTGCCCTGCCACAGGGGGATGGGGAAGAGGATTGGGAAAAGATAAACCCCATGGATTCAGATAAGAACAGTTCAATAATTCAAATAAAGtgaataatgataataatatcaatgaaaatgagagagagagaaaggccAAGGCAAACAGGGGATGCCCCGAGCAGCGAGCAGCGCCTCCCGCAGTCCCAGGCTCGGCGCGGTTTTGCcgccagggctgtgctgtgacagccaCCAGCACCTGCTTTATTCAACCTTCAGTAACCCTGCAACAGAAAGGTCTTCCAAGAGGTGGGACCAGGCAGCTGCTTCATTTCCTCCATCTCCAAGGCTGCTACACTGAAAACCCATCAGGATTCTTCTGGGTCCTTGAAGCACCCACTCCTGAGATAGTCTATGCCAGTCCCAGTGGGGGCTTCTGATTCCCAGTCAGGCTGATTTCAGCCTCCAGCAGTCAGCTCTTGGAATCCCCCTCCAGAAACACAGGTGGGTTCTGTCCCTTCACAGCCTGATAACatcagggtacactgtgcaCCCGGATCTGCTACAGCCTTGTACTCCTGGGGGGCTGACGTGATGGGCCACGTGGTCCTCACAGCCCAGCAAACAAGGCTGGCCCTCTCTTCCACATGGCTGGAGGCAGAGCCCCTCCAGTCTTGGTCATAGGTTTATGCAACTTGCTTCTTGTGAAAATGGAGTAGAATTCCTTCCCATAGGATCAGAAATAAGATCAGCCCTTCCACTCTGTCAGAGGAACTACCCACTGCagaccacagcagcagctctcctggaagaATCCTCTCTTGTGATTATTCTTCCTTGCAATTCATGTAGGCCTGAAGTAGAATTTCTATCCCACTTCCTCATGTTGTCTCTGTAGGCCTGAAGAAAAAGCCAGGGTCTCCCCTGGTGTGTACCCTCAATATCTCCCTTGACCAATGACACTTTCTGTTACCAGCTGAGATTCCAGACTGTGCATGTGGGGAGTACAATCTAGATCCTCTTTCAGCTACTCAACTGGTTTCTCCACAGCAGGGACAAAGGAGGAAGAGATTTTTCTGTGTACTGCTAGAGTTGGGGAGCCACTGCCTCCACCATTGGTGCCTGTTTGTGTCTCCAGACAGCACTGCCAGTGAGCTGGTGTACACATTTCTGATACTTGGTGTGTCCACATTAGGCTTCATCTGGATCTCTGAGTGACCATGTGTTGTTTGGGTCATAACAAATTATCTACCTCTAAGCATGGCTAGTTCCCTGCTGTACTGAGTACCTCTCTCCACTGTGCTCCACTTCCCTGAGTGAAACAGAACATCTTCCTTGAAGAAATACCTTTCCTTGACAAGACCTGCTTCCAGAGACTGAGGAATTGTGTTACTCTTCCAATCACCTTGTCAATTCACCCTTCTCTAGAAAATGATCACAGCTGCTTGGCTTCCCTACTCCCTAATTCCACACCACCAGCCCCATTATCCCAGCATCTGAGCATCCAGGTGATAACATGCTCACCTGGATGATGCCTGAAATCCTTTTGCATATCCTGCAGCTCACTCAGGGACAGGGATCAAGCACCTCTTgttctgcctcttcctcctgtTCCTGTTATGACCCTGCTTTGTCCCTCTTTACTAAACAAGCCATCTTTCCTGggcatttctcttccttttttgaGGGGCAACTGCTACAGACAGGGGTTGGTCCTCTGGTTCAGCTGCATCACTCACCCCTGGTGTGAGCAATCACAGTGTCTGTGATTACTGGAGTTTGAGTGCCCACTGTGCCTGTCGTGGGAGTTGGAgtagcaaataattttttgacCCTAAACAAGAGCTGAAGCACATTCAGTCACTTGCTGGTTCCTACCAATAGGACCATGATGGTTCCAACATCCAGGGGTATTTAAAACTTTCCTAATTCTCAAATGCTCTGGTAATTAGGCTGGAGAAGAAAGGGAGGCTGTGGGAAGATGTCTCTCCTCCATAGGCTGGTTGTCCGAGGAGTGGGGTACAAGATGTAATTGTGAATAATTCCCAACAGGTGTCTCCCCACGCACAGGTGATGGCAGCGCTGAGACCCGACCAGGTGAGTTAAAACCATaccctgagccctgccccgATGGCAACAAACACAGCGGGGTGCAGTAGTGCAAGCAAGGTGCTGGAGAACACAGTTGGAGAGCAAACAAATCAACACGGTGACCAGGGGCTATGAAACCACAAGGAATGCTTGCAACAAACTTGTTTCAACATGTACTGGTCATGTCTGTTGTTAACTTCAAATCCCAGGTTGGGTGCCAAAAAGggctgttgtggtttaaccccagctggtaACTGAGCACCCTCCCTCACCCTCCCCACTCCCAGTGAGACGAGGAGAAGGATTAGAAAAAGGTAAAACCCAGGTAAGAACAGTTTAATGattgaaataaagtaaaatataataattataaaaataataatagtaataataatagtagtaataataataatagaaggagagagagagagaggagtaAAACTCAGGAAAAACAAGTGATGCTCAATACAATTGCTGAGCACCTGCTGACTgatgcccagcccagctctgagcactgacCAGTGCCTCCCAGACAATTCCCCCCAGTTTCTCTACTGGGAATGACACTCTGTGGTGTGGAAGATCCCTTTGACAGTTTGGGTCACTGTCCAGGCCACGATCCTGCCTGGCTTcttgtgtccctgctcactggcagagcatgggaaactgGAAAGTCCTTGACTTAGTGTAAGCACTACTTAACTAAACAGCAGTGTTATCAACGTCATTCTCACACTaaatgcaaaacacagcactgtaccagctactaagaagaaaattaactctatcccagccgAAACCCAGACAGGAAGGCATCTTACCCAGACATCTCCATGGATGGTCCTTTAGCttgacagagaaaaacaaaacttctATTAATAGGTTGTACAAGTAAagaatttaaaagtaaaaaataaaaacaaaaatatagtGATTGTCTACTCCTATCAGGGTAGTTTCTCCTGGCTATCACAAAATTAATTACCTCATGTCTTATTGCCTGTTTATCTCCCTGGTCCcttaaatttctcttttacagAGAACCCTAGATACCAAACCCCATATTTTAACCTAACCAATTTAAGAAATCTGGGACATCCAAATGctccaaattttcccaaataatTTGCTATGTACAGGGTATCACAGGATAAAtcagatttaattattttctgaagtaaCAAGacctaaaaaaacccttaaCGATAAAAGACAAATCCATCAATGAAATTGTATTAcagagtggaagaaaaaaacctatcCCATAAACTAATAATCTAAGTTTGCTTCATGAGGACTAGAGAGGTAGCTCAATTACACAAGAGTTGGGACCCCAAATCAAATTTTTATAGCTCTATAAGGGATCAGAAACCTCCTCTACATTGCCTGAGGCTGAATTTCAGACCTAGGACTGCACGGGAGCAGTGTAATTCTGGCCTATTTTATAACCTTTgcttccccagggcctgcccagcaCTATTAGTTACATGTTTGGCCCAATATGCTTGGAAAGCTTCAGCACATTTGCAGCCTAATTTGAGTCACCTAGCATTCCTAAGTAGattattttaattgtgtttAGTCATCTCTGAAACCTCACCCCCACAAGCCTTTGCTGCTGAGACAAATGCAAGTTTAACTGTGATATATTTGCCCCCAACCAAAGAGAAGGGAACCCCTCATTACCCTTTTTCTTCTTACGCAAAAACCACCATAGAGcgactgctcctgctcctgccatggctgTCAGGACAAATGCAGCAATGACTCCTTTCTGCCAAGCTGCTAAGATGACTGCAAATAAGAAAAACATGTTTAAGAGAGTTAGTGACAGGTCAACACTACCAAATTCTGTAGCTCCTGACCTTTCATTTTACAACACATCAGCCTTTTTACACACTGGGGAAGATCTTGGAAGAGACTTGTGTGCCAAGTTCTCTAGTGAGCCTCTTCTTTGTGACCAAAAGCTCACCAAGCTGTTGTGATCAACAGCTTGGTTTTAGTTTGCATCTTGCTCCTTTGGCTTCTGGGCATCCCTTTAATTTTTCTACGTGAGCTGGACAATCTCCATTTATAAAGATATCTCTCTGTTTAACTTCTGACAGCAGTGGAACAAAAACCACCAGTAAGGTGGCATTAACCACTCCAGTAAGGGAGTTACACTGAGGAACATCTCAAATCAGATGGCCTCACCTGTAAAGGTGACAGAATGGGCATTAATTATCATTAATGAGCTCACCACTGATGGTTATTGGACGGCTCCTCACGTTCACGCTGGCTCGGTTCGAAGCCATGCAATAATAGGTCCCTGTGTCCTTCCTCTTCATTGTTTTCTTGTGCCATATGGTTCTGTCTGAATATTCCCTTACTTCATGTAGAAGAACTTCATGatcagtttttttaaaaaacttgaaGTCAATTGGCCAAGATCCTTCCTtcacagagcagaggaaagcagTATCACTGCCAACTTCTACCTCTCCATACGGAACACTGCCCAAACTGGCATCCCTGATTGGTACTACAGAGGAAggcacaaagaaaacaaatattagcACTATTAGAAATAACTTGGATAACAAAATATTGTATTGTAGAAATGCTTGCTTAAATGCTTAGTTAAACAGAGACTGAATGCACAGTATTAATCTTTCTGAACAGTCTCTGCCAGACAGCATCCtctagtaaatatttttatagatcCAGAAATAGAGAGGGCATGataaagaaacaaagcagacacaggaaaaaattatattcattCCAGAGAGGTCAGTCAGTCTCTTTCCTTAAAATCCTTTGGACACCCCTCTGGCCCCAGCCTACAAATGATTTAGTTTCCAGAAATAATACACTCAGCAGTTCCATTGTTTAAATAATTATGGTGCAATTTATGCAGTTCTGCTTTCATAGTTTATGTAGAGTTATGCTGGTTAATGCTAACTCTGTGGTAAGTGTGTTCTTGTAACTTTTAGTATCCAATAGAGGGTGTCAGGAGGTAACGGATCGAGTTCTCCAAAAGCATTAGCAAATCTCAAATTTCAATGGCTACAGAATACAGCAAACACAGGGAGAGAAGCTAGTTTGTATTTGAGGAAGTTGTAAGAATATGCATAGCCAAACCATAGTTTTTAAGTCTGCTGGTTTACAAATGAAGCAAATGAGCATACACAGAACTAGCAGACAAGCTTCAGCCTTTGTAATTACAGGGGGAGAAAATGGACACACATTGTGTGATGCAAGACATGTAGAATGTCAGCAGCTTTGCAAAATGTTTGGGATATGAAGCGTGTTTTGCTAAAATTCCCCAAGAAAAATTTTCTGGAAATATTATAAATGAGTTTGGGGAAGAGCTATGGATAACACAAGGCAGATGTAGAGAAGGAATCATTAAGGCAACATTGGTAcagaagcagaggaaggaaaccAGATTTGACATGAAAAGATGGTGGTCATGGAAGCTGTATTTGTATTAGGAAGTGGATTTAGATATTGACCTGGGTTACTATGACTGAGCCCCTGACAGAGAGAATTTTGCTCTGAAAACATAAGTCCTTTTCCAGATCTGGTACAGACAGAAAGGACAGAATACAGAGAATTTGAAGTCACCACCTCACCAGAGATGGACTGTGGAAGACTGACTAACAAGGCTCTAAACAATGACCTTCTCTTCAGAACTCCTAAACAGTGTCACAATATATCCcaaaccacagctctgccacctgGGATACACCAGTTCCAGCAAAGAAATACCCTCTTGTTAATGGActaaaattattctttgtttATTTGTACCTTGTTATTTCAAAATACCTTGACTTTAAATCTCCCTAAAACTCTTCAGAGTTTTATCATTCAGCTTCTCTCTACTGTTAGTAAACAGTGGAACTGATGAATTTAAGGTGAGTCCTAAGGTGCTGTAGTTTGGGTGAATGCAAATACTGTATTCAAAAGCCCTGTTTGGGAGCTCAGCAAGTGGAGAGTGTGCAATAATCCAACTGactcaaaagaaatgcaacaattttgcatttttctgttcCAGTCATACATAACTCAGTGTCAAAACTCGGACAACAGCCTGTTAACCACAAATTTATCTTATTAAGACCAACACAATTTGGGTTTAAACCAGGATGCAAAGCTGAAAACTCCTTGGTAGAGAGAAATAAGATCTTCTTTTTCAAAGATCAAGAATTGACTTCTGCTCTGGTCCTGGACTACTGTGCTGTGATAGGCAACTATTTTAATTCAAGTGAGCAGGAACTTGCAAACATTTCACATCCATTTTTCTTAGCCCGCCACTAGCTGCTACAGTTTCAAAACTCTAAATATTACATtagacaagaagaagaagaagaactaaACAGACTTACCTATCACTGTGACATTTAGAATATTGCTAGTTTTCACACCACTGGAGTGATTGTTTCTAGCATCACATTTGTACCCTCCATTGTCATTTAGTCCAATATCTTCATCCAAAAATGTAGCATATGTGTCATTAGttacatttttcttaatttcatcCCCTTTGTAGAATGTGAATGTTATTGGTGGAGTTCCCATCACTGAATGGCAGATTAATTGTAGAGGCTTCCCTAATACCACCTCTGGTGAACCACTGGCAACAGAAAGAGTTGGCTTGGAGACTGGAGCTAAAAggtgaataaaaaaaattgttgcaaATTACACTGCATAAGGCCAAAATACACAATATTATGTTGTAGAAAACATAAATATACAATATTTAGCTAGTTTGCAGACACAGTCTATATTGGGAAGCTCTTCCTCATCAACAGAATGGAAATGGGGGGACTTGAAGAAATCAATAGCATAGATAATAGAACATATGTGACTTTGGATACAGCAGCATACAGGGacaaaatgaagcaaaacaaggaaAGGATCAGTGACTCAGCTGTGGATCATCCAAACTCCAAAAGTAGTTCTGACCCAAGGAACAAGTCTGCTCCTTGTATGACCTGAGAGAGattgcacagctcctgctcagggccctgctccagcagcacagtgaaCAGCCCAGTTCATGCCTGGGACAGACTGGAGAACCACTGTGCCTCTTCCATGGGAGGGAAGGGCCCTGGAGGATTCTGAGCTGGTGAGCTGGTGAGGGGGCTGTGCTTATAGCAATGAGCCCTTGGCTTCTCTAGAGCAGAGCCAACCAGATGACCTCTGGCTCTCCTGCCTTTCTGCCtggaggggcaggggcagggattCAGACACTGACAGAGCTTCAGATCAAAGTGAAAGTTTTGCAGAACATTCCTGGCTCCTGCAAATGTGAATGAGAGTTTATCTGGTCCCTAGCAGAACCTAGGGACCAGCAGGAAGCCATTCCAACACCCTTCTCTGAGGGCCAGCCCTGGAAAGTATGACTTGATTATATCCCAATACACCAAATCCTCTGCAGCTAAAGCACATCCCACAGAAATTCATGTTGTAAGAACTAACAGACACCCTGCTAGTTCATGGACTGGAGACTGATTCTGTAAACTGATGTCCTTATTTATAAGCTTCTGGTTTAGATCCTTCCCCCACCCTGGTGGTTCTAAGCCTCTGTGTCAACTCACCATAAACACTTATCCTTACAGGTTTGCTCTCCTTGATTATTCCTTTTACTTCAGCTTTGCAGGTGTAAGATCCAGTGTCATTCACATTAACTTTAATTGCTAAGATTCTAGATTTTTTCAGCAGGATGTCTCCACTGGAACTTTTCCGTAGGATAGAGAAGTTGGCTCTCCGTAAACCATTAATGCTGCAGTTCAAAATTAAATCTTTACTTTCATCCAACTGAGTCATAGAAGCAGACAGTGTTGGCTTGGGGAATAATTCTGCAAGATAAAAAGAGAGCTGATTCATTCAAAATGAGCCTGGAAGAATATGACTACTTATCTCAAAGTGTACAGAATGAAGGACATACTGATAGTTTATAATTTGGGAACAAAACAATTgtgttattttaatattattgtATTTTCAGGGAAAACAGAAACTTAGCATTTGCTTGAAACTGCTTTTCACAGGTTGCTTGAGGATATTATTTTAGTTGGGAAGTATAGGTGGGCAAAAGTCAGAAACTAAAATCTAACTAGCCTTTAACTTACAGCAAATTTACACTTGGATCTGGAGGTTACACTTGGCTCCTGAGTTCTGccaaatttaaatattaatactTTGAGTAAAATCTAAGATGAACAGAGGTTTTACCTGACACAAAGACATTCCGTTTGGTGGTTTTAGACACTGCTCCTTGCTCCACCTTACACAGGTATTCACCACTGTCCTCCTGAGTAGCTAATATAGAGTATTTCAGAAATTTCTTATCTCGTACACTGTTCAGtattgttctgtttttctggaaGATGATTTCAATGCCACGCATTTGAGCTGCCACGGTTGAGCATTCAAATTCTATTTGGTCTCCTTCTGTAATGTTATTGGAGGGCCTGGTGATCAGAGTGGGCTTTATAAATGGTTCTGCAAGAGAATAGATATAAACATACAGCTAAATTGATACACATATAAATATGTGACCCAATTTTTATCTATAGCTagcaaagaaatataaaaagaaaagttaaaacaACTTACCCTTGACTGTGACAAGTGTTTTGTTGCTGTGTTGGGAGCTTTCCCATCCAGATTTTACTTGTCTCTTGCCAAAGCAATCAAATTGTAAAATATTATCTCCCGCTTCAACATAATATTCCATTTCAGagaaattttggttttgttcaggTACACGTTTTTCTATAGGCTCTGAATTTGTCTTTATCTTCCGGAAAATGAACTCTAAAGGAGGTACTTCTTCTGGCAGCTCACAACGTAATTTCACAGTTTCACCCTCTGAAACTTCTTTTTTGTCAGCAGTCAGGATTGGTTTGGTCATTCCTTacaacagaaaacaagaaaagaaacattgcATAATCCTGTAATGAACAGTACCTCTGATGACTGTGGGAATGATTGATACTGATTAACAGATGCAAATAGTTCGCAAGAACCAAAAGATGACCCGTAACTACTCAGTGATGACAAATTCTGTCCAAGATGCTTTTCCAAGAGGAAAATGTCACCTGCAGTCAAGAACACATCTAGAAAGTGTATGGATGGAGGTGGCCTCTGTTCTCATAAGAGATGAAAAAACAAGACTGAGACAACACTGTCTACAAAAGTGGCCCATGGCTGATGCTGGCTTTGGTGCTGGCTCTCACACCCTCAGCATCCCTGTATGTTatttccagcattcccaggaatcTGCTCACCCCTCATCATGGTTATTGGGTGGACACAACTTTCACAAATAATTCTTTCTCTAGTCTAGGGAACAGGCTCAGGATACTGGGGATGGTGGCACAGACTGTGTTCCTGACTAGTACTGATCTGGCCTGGAGCCTTGGGGTCCTGAGTTCATTTCTGTGCTGTAACATGGGGGATTAGTACCAAACTCTCACCAGGTACTGTGATGTCAAGGATAAAACACACTTTGCAAGATACCCTTTTTAAGCACTGACTATTGTTCCTTCCCTGTAAGGTTGTTCTCTCTCTGTAGCTCATCTGCCATGTCTGACAGAACACTCACCTGCTACCCAAACATAGATGGTCTTACTGAAACCCATCTTGCCATCTGCATTCACCCTACATTCATATTCTCCTGTATCTGAAGACTTGGCCACGGGTATTGCATACCGTGCATCTTCTTTGTCTGACATGGCCATAAACACAAGCTTCCCatcctttaaaaatgtgaaattgtGCTTCAGCTGGAAATGAGTATTTTTGCTAATATCAGCATGGCAGATGATTGACATTGGAGCTCCATTCTTCACTTTGTCAGATGGTTCAACCTTGATTTCAACTCTGTTGAAAGTAAAAACttgatggaaaataaaaaagaaaaaattatatttattttaaattagtcCAATATAACACAGTTATCTCAAGCTGTCacatttaaattacaaaaaacaattttaaaatttacatttcatttGATAGAAATATTGTCGTTTAAATTGATAAGTGCTTTTAGAAATAAAGCTCATGGTAGTATTTATATAACtatgtatatgtgtatagaAATGTGTGTGCATAGAAATATATTCTGGTTTTATAAccacagcaagaaaaagaatttgTAGCTTAAATGTTACAACTGTTAGGCTCCTGGTATAATTGATATTTATATTCTCACATCTCGAGGAACAAGTATAGAGAAAGATGTATGAGTTCATTCACTTTCTCTTCCTTTAGAACTTACACTTCTGGGCTATGCCCATTTTGGCCAGGATTTGTATTAGAAATTGCTATTCAAATAGAAAAACTTTCCTGCATCTAAAGAAGTCCCTTGTCCTGCACACCTCCCAGCTATTTATAATGGGTCCTTGCTAGAGAGTCTGGCCCATAAAATCAGTGAAAAGCTGTGAATTTCTTTGCATGTGAATAAACCACATGACAGCAAGGAGCAAACATTTCTCCCAGGTgatggaaaaaaggaagcatGCAGAGTGTaggtgctgggagccagcaggacAATAACACAAAAAGCAAACATGTTCCTTTCAGAACACAatttctgggctctgctcagacGTGATCAATTCTTTTGCAAGACCAGGAGACAGTGCCcttaatttatattctataattttatccttccttcttccttgtGGGCATGAGAGGGATTCTTACATACCAAACCAAAATGCTAATTTTCTCTGCCACCTGTTTTGTGGCTCAGTAAAGCAAATTACTTTAGGAGAGAATTCACCTTTATTAAGGTATAAGTAGCACACCTCTGATTTAAAGACTGTACCAAGAAACACCACCAAGTAAGCCCTTTTTTTCATATAACCAAATTTCATACTGAGCTATTGTACAGCAAATCCAAATAAACTCTGTTATAGATGCATACCAACCGAGGAATTAGCTATATTAAAATTCTacataaaaaaacaacaaaaatctaCCATTCCCTACCTTTCCCCTGAGCGTAAAGTTCTgaacctggggaaaaaaaaagagaagaaatgttattttcaaaGCTTACAGATTGAGACACAGTGATGCAAAACTGTAAAAAGCCTCAGCCAACTCCAGACAAAGCAGCAACACATGTACCCACCCAGAGATTCAGTTATCAAACTTACACTGCAAGAAAATCACCAGAAGAGCAAGATACATCTCGTTCCTGAAGAGCAGACACTTTAATTCCAAAATAAACCAATATTCATTATCAGAGGTGATGCCTTCAGGTACCAAAACCAcgttttgcttttttcccttgttgTTTTATGGAAACAGATAAAAATTTGCCATTAAAATTTGTACATTTTCCCAGATCTTCAGCAGAAACTGGCTGGATCAAGTAATCGTTCCCATTACTGGAAACTGGAAATGGCAAACAATGAGAATGtatctgctgctcccaggcagatTACTGGTCAGGAAGTGACTGGACTTTTCCTGAGGGCGCTACCAAATGCATTTGCTTTGTTTAATTTCTTAAGgtgtattaaaaaaacaagaagTTCCAATGACATTATCCTGCAGTTCCTGTCAATATGGGTATTTTTAAGTCATGATTAACCATTTAGGAACAGAAATTACCTTTGCTGCTCGACCTCAGCAGATATTTGAGCAAATACTTCCCTTCATCCTAATAGAAGACTCTTTCAGAGAACAGATGTACATAATTATTCATTTTCCCCCTTTACCTCCATTTCTAGGTCTTCCATTTTTGCTGTGGCAAAGAACACCTTTACTGTAGTTTACACAATAAATTCCAATTATCTCAAAAAGCAGAGGTAATGTTGTGTGAGACTAGAATATTAACAGGTGGATCTCTCATACTACCATCATGTATCAAAAACATGGATCTGCACCAGATTTTATGTGGTTAGGACAGCACAGAGGACACACAATCACAAACCTTAAACCCCTCAGGAAAGAATCAGATGCAGTTCCAATTCTCAGCAGAAAtccgcagcagcagcactggcacaatCTGAAACAGAGAATGCTTCTCCATTTCCAGGATATTCCTCTCAGTATATCAGCCTACTTTTAAGTCAGACTTAAGCCATTCCCTCCAGCCCTGATACTGACTGAAGCCCACAGGCTGGACAAAGTGAGTTGAAACCAAGCCCTTTAGAAAGTTTCTTTAATTGTGAGACCCAGAACTCCCCAAACTGATTTAGTTATTCTTGAAAACTGAGTGCTCAGCTCTTAATCTCTTTGTTCTTTCCCTTGTGGACAGAGCCAATGCTTTCCTTTAATTCCAGCAACATTTTCCAGGCCTGTTAAAACACtgcataaaacaatacaaaattACAAACCACAGAAGACCATAAATGAGACACACAGTTCTCATAAGCTTCACTGTTCATATGAAatccctttctttcctcctggGGTGAATGAAAGCTGTAGTTTCCCCCCCAAACCActattttaaagctttaaatCGACATCAACGATGGTGTTACCCACATCAGCGTGGAATTTtacaaaaggaaacagaaggaaaacactcATCTATTTAACAATGTATGGGCTGCAAGGCCTCCCTGGCTGTTTGACAGAATGGCACAATAGTCACAGCAATTAAGACTAAGCTGGTAACTAGCACTAGTGTTTGTCCTGCTCAGTCCAGGCTGTTTGCAACAACCACCAACAAAAGCCTGGTGgcttggccagctgccagccatGGTCCCCAGAGACAGGTAAAGGAAAAGAGTAGGAGGACACGTGGCAGGTGGAGAACAAAGGTAAACCAACTTTTGCTATTGGTAacaaaaaaataggaaggaaggagattttccccttccccctttcctCGTAGAAGAATTCAGCAGGACATAAAAAGCCCAACAAAACCACAACAGTCTTTCCCACGGGGGGGACAAAGGTTCCTCTGAGCCCCAGGGGGGGAAGGAGGGTGAGGGTGGGCCAGTATCCTTCAGAGagggccagcagagctcaggtcAGAGCCAGGTTCAAGGGGAAAGGCCAGCCTTAGGATGAAATAGCTCAGGATTAAGGTTTAATGGTGCCAAAAGCGGAGGCTGTTGCCAGATGTCACTCCCAAGTGAAGTCCATTTCACAAGATTCTACAGGCTGATTAAACTGTCATATTCCTGACAAGCCTCAACATATCTTGGAGAGGAAAATCAAGCTGCTATTGACCAAAATTCTGCTGCAGGAATTTAGGCCAAAATAACATGAAACTtgagagaaaaacatttcaaacaGACAAGAACATTTTGATACCATCTTCCATGCTTAAACTGGAAACC
This window encodes:
- the PECAM1 gene encoding platelet endothelial cell adhesion molecule isoform X8, yielding MYLALLVIFLQCSELYAQGKVFTFNRVEIKVEPSDKVKNGAPMSIICHADISKNTHFQLKHNFTFLKDGKLVFMAMSDKEDARYAIPVAKSSDTGEYECRVNADGKMGFSKTIYVWVAGMTKPILTADKKEVSEGETVKLRCELPEEVPPLEFIFRKIKTNSEPIEKRVPEQNQNFSEMEYYVEAGDNILQFDCFGKRQVKSGWESSQHSNKTLVTVKEPFIKPTLITRPSNNITEGDQIEFECSTVAAQMRGIEIIFQKNRTILNSVRDKKFLKYSILATQEDSGEYLCKVEQGAVSKTTKRNVFVSELFPKPTLSASMTQLDESKDLILNCSINGLRRANFSILRKSSSGDILLKKSRILAIKVNVNDTGSYTCKAEVKGIIKESKPVRISVYAPVSKPTLSVASGSPEVVLGKPLQLICHSVMGTPPITFTFYKGDEIKKNVTNDTYATFLDEDIGLNDNGGYKCDARNNHSSGVKTSNILNVTVIVPIRDASLGSVPYGEVEVGSDTAFLCSVKEGSWPIDFKFFKKTDHEVLLHEVREYSDRTIWHKKTMKRKDTGTYYCMASNRASVNVRSRPITISVILAAWQKGVIAAFVLTAMAGAGAVALWWFLRKKKKAKGPSMEMSGSALAPNLTSEKLTRPPSDGNYYSGSGYIEDNENHMKSTDESKDSMENRHSRIYGHPDAT
- the PECAM1 gene encoding platelet endothelial cell adhesion molecule isoform X1, with translation MYLALLVIFLQCSELYAQGKVFTFNRVEIKVEPSDKVKNGAPMSIICHADISKNTHFQLKHNFTFLKDGKLVFMAMSDKEDARYAIPVAKSSDTGEYECRVNADGKMGFSKTIYVWVAGMTKPILTADKKEVSEGETVKLRCELPEEVPPLEFIFRKIKTNSEPIEKRVPEQNQNFSEMEYYVEAGDNILQFDCFGKRQVKSGWESSQHSNKTLVTVKEPFIKPTLITRPSNNITEGDQIEFECSTVAAQMRGIEIIFQKNRTILNSVRDKKFLKYSILATQEDSGEYLCKVEQGAVSKTTKRNVFVSELFPKPTLSASMTQLDESKDLILNCSINGLRRANFSILRKSSSGDILLKKSRILAIKVNVNDTGSYTCKAEVKGIIKESKPVRISVYAPVSKPTLSVASGSPEVVLGKPLQLICHSVMGTPPITFTFYKGDEIKKNVTNDTYATFLDEDIGLNDNGGYKCDARNNHSSGVKTSNILNVTVIVPIRDASLGSVPYGEVEVGSDTAFLCSVKEGSWPIDFKFFKKTDHEVLLHEVREYSDRTIWHKKTMKRKDTGTYYCMASNRASVNVRSRPITISVILAAWQKGVIAAFVLTAMAGAGAVALWWFLRKKKKAKGPSMEMSGSALAPNLTSEKLTRPPSDGNYYSGSGYIEDNENHMKSTDESKGPDLESAEVDYTEVEVSTLDPHRAPEQKGTETVYSEIRKTNNDSMENRHSQRIYGHPDAT
- the PECAM1 gene encoding platelet endothelial cell adhesion molecule isoform X3; the protein is MYLALLVIFLQCSELYAQGKVFTFNRVEIKVEPSDKVKNGAPMSIICHADISKNTHFQLKHNFTFLKDGKLVFMAMSDKEDARYAIPVAKSSDTGEYECRVNADGKMGFSKTIYVWVAGMTKPILTADKKEVSEGETVKLRCELPEEVPPLEFIFRKIKTNSEPIEKRVPEQNQNFSEMEYYVEAGDNILQFDCFGKRQVKSGWESSQHSNKTLVTVKEPFIKPTLITRPSNNITEGDQIEFECSTVAAQMRGIEIIFQKNRTILNSVRDKKFLKYSILATQEDSGEYLCKVEQGAVSKTTKRNVFVSELFPKPTLSASMTQLDESKDLILNCSINGLRRANFSILRKSSSGDILLKKSRILAIKVNVNDTGSYTCKAEVKGIIKESKPVRISVYAPVSKPTLSVASGSPEVVLGKPLQLICHSVMGTPPITFTFYKGDEIKKNVTNDTYATFLDEDIGLNDNGGYKCDARNNHSSGVKTSNILNVTVIVPIRDASLGSVPYGEVEVGSDTAFLCSVKEGSWPIDFKFFKKTDHEVLLHEVREYSDRTIWHKKTMKRKDTGTYYCMASNRASVNVRSRPITISVILAAWQKGVIAAFVLTAMAGAGAVALWWFLRKKKKAKGPSMEMSGSALAPNLTSEKLTRPPSDGNYYSGSGYIEDNENHMKSTDESKGPDLESAEVDYTEVEVSTLDPHRDSMENRHSQRIYGHPDAT